caaaaaaaacaatttttctACGACAGAAAAAGAACCTCATATCCTCATGATGGAAGACTAAAAGAAGTAAAGCTCTCTgtatttttttgatgaaaaactGTTTATTAACTCTGATTCAGAGTGCAGCACTAAGCTTGTAATGGATGAATTGGACCTGTCAATAGCGGGTAGACCCCTATTTATTAACTCAGCtcattttgaaagaaaatattaaagaaCTTTGTAAATGAATAAGTgcattttcaattttaatagaataaactatattaccaatctaataaaatataatatctcTCAAGGTTCACTGTTGCCAGCTCCCCACTTTTGTGTTTCATAGGATGCCAACTCTCCTCCTTTCTATCAAATTTGTAtgtttttacttcttttaattGACTATACCAGGGGTTGCTTCCATGAGAAGTAGACTGCATCGAATTCTTCATTTGCATCAAACGATCAATGAAAACTATAATCATTTCTCTTGTTGATTGCAAGTTGAGTCTCCTAGGCTGACAACTCCATACCAAAGCATCCACAAACGAAGGGCACTCCTGATTCTGCCATAGAATGTTGACATCTAAAACGTCCACCTGGGGCGTAGAAACTCTGTGGTGTTGTTGCAGATATTCCAGTTTAATCTTAGtgcatttaaaaaaataaagggaAACTTGAGACCAAGAGGTCGAATTTGATAGAAACTTCTTCAACTTACAAAACCAGTCGGCATTTATGTTGTCTAAGCGATGAAGAATGATTTTTGAATGCTTCAGTTGTCTCGACTCACTCACAATTTGAAGTTGAGGAATTTGATTCCCTATGAACTCAAATGACATCAAATTTGGAGCATCAATCTCCCATATGCCCCCACAAAACCGAATCTTCACGACCTTCAGGGAAACTGACTTGATCTTTTGAAGATTCACCAGCTCATTCGTTTCCAAGCCCGAGCAATACTCAAAGATGAAAGTGACAATTAAGGGACAACTATTAAGTAGAGTCTGAAGCATGTTTTCATCTAATTTTACATAAGATAGAGAAAGCTTTCTCAAAGAACTGCGATTCACAACACCACTGGATAAAGAAACAGGCAAAAGAGTACAACTCTTTAGAACCAATTTTCTTAAAGACTTTGCTGCGAAGATTGTTAAAATTGGCACGGGGTATAATTTATAGTTAAGGATAAGATCGTTTACACCATTATGAAGTGCAATCTCAAGCCACTTATCAATCAGACGGAAAACTTCATGAGAATCACCAAAGAGCTCTGATAATTCAAACTTTTCTATAGGGATTTTTCCGTCCCTATATCTCTCCATGACTGTGTCCAATATCTTTATGTCGCCTTTGCAACAATTAAGAGTGAATTCCAAGTTAGGAAGAGTCGACCAGGCTTGCAGCCATGTTTTGGAGAGAATGCTCATCCGTGCTGCTTCATCAAAACTAAGAGAAGAGAGTATTTTTTGAATGAAACATTCAGGCAATATGTCAGCCATGATCAGATCAGATCAGATCCCTAATGTTAATGGAGATTTATAGATTTAGAGGAGAACATGCCTTTGGAGGTTGACATTTTCAATCTTCCAAGTTCCATATATATAGGATCTtttatattatgtataatatttatttatttattttaatctcaagtatttatagatttttatttagcTCATTAACAATAtaagtaaaataattttcttatcaTTTTGTCACACAATCTAATGTTATTATtcatgattattattttaatattgcaTGCATTAAATTTGTATATTGATGCATATTTCATCTCTCTTTTATTCTCTAATGTCTATATAGGCAAACAATATTCACTAGATCTCCATTTATCGCTTGTCATGAAGATGTAGGCCCTAAACGAAAAGCCCGAAATTATTAAATCGAAAACCAAATCGAATTTACAAAAATCGAACCGAATTTATGAAAATCGAACAGAATTGAACTAACTCGGTTCGGTTTTCGGTATagataatttgaaaataaaaaaccaaaaaaattgaaataaaaaaatcaaaatcgaaCCTAATTACCGAATGTCCACCCCTATTAATATCTCATGCAAATTGTCATGTAGAACGCGTATGTCTACTTTTTTAACTTTATGAAAGTTTAAATGTTtacttgtgcacacccaaagttAGAGGGAATAGATGACAATTGAAGCCAAGTTAAAAGGGAACGTTAATGTAATTATCTCTATCTCTTATTCTCTATTATCTATGCAGATAAATGAATTTTGATTGTCATTAATGAAACATtttctaaattataatttaaaattttatttacaatATAAGTAGATAAtcttttaagaaattattatgaaatatctttatttttattaatttatttttaattgcaTCAAAGTATGTCTATAAGGTTATCACATTATAGATTTCGTTAAActttaaaactttattttttttattatgttcatttgtttcataataGACAATAGTAAATTATATActcaattaatattttctcttttctttttggatgatattaataatttttaataaaaattttgtTATATAgattaaaaactaaaaacattatgattttaaaaaaagtattaaaaataattttaaaaaagattgataatgtaaGGTAAAATAGACATCTAAAAAAGTCAATTACAAAAAAAGTGAGAATGATTATTTCTCAAAGTTGAGGGGGAATTTGATTTTGAAAGTAAAGTTTGAGGGTGTAAATGATTTTCACCcgtttaatttatataatgtttATAGTTCATTATTTCGGGAGGGGGGGTTGATTTATATAGCAAAGTTGGGGGtgtaaacaagaaaaaaaacctAATATACTCCTCAACTTGCGATTTAGAGTTGATGTACTCCTCATTATAAACGTGATTCATATATACCCCTATTGTTACATAAATGACTCAGATATATCCTTTTGTTTTACACTCGCCTTCACATCATCCTTGTGTCAGCgttgtaatcatttacaatttattgaatataaatttgtagaatggttcaatttatattaaattcaagatatattagtccaaataaatattttggattaataaaattgggtcaattatttaagctcaataaatgtggatttaattaaaaaaactaaatccattgatttgggctataaagatgactccactttgttaagcccaatatcatctcatcctagaggcccattttTATGCCACAtatcaaagttaggtggcaatccaagtcaaattaaataagccactagaattatgccatgtgccaaagttaggtggcaatccaagtcaaattaaataagccactaaaatcatgccacatgtcaaagttaggtggcaatccaggtcaaattaaataaaccactaaaatcatgtcacatgtcaaagttatgtggcaatctaagtcaaattaaatgagccactaaaataatgccacgtgtccgtgtgacatgttctgaccaatcaaattaaaactcttcaacaaagaaatctgattggtcagttcaaatcaaccaatcaaatcacaccctcataccactctctacaactataaataggggtcctcattattctgagaagtttttttttttaagaacaaGAAGCacgaagagagctcgtggatcaaaggccgcaaattctctacaaagctccaaagttcaagcaatcaaattcaagctcaagttcaagatcaagaacgaagacaaatatcaaaaagttcgagatcaagttacttgttcatatttattgttcgtcataaccatacaagtgttcgtgatgaataattcaaatccaaatttgaagacgaagattcaagatcaagctattcaagcccttgactctaaatcaaattcaagttcaacgtgtttcatattatttgaagaatcagaggattattatagagattgtaaccgcattatattttgaaatcaaatattacactttgttactccaattttccggtcttgattatttatttttctcggctcgaaaatttattgtttacaaattttggcacgctcagtgggacaatctctacctctcatctcttcacatcgatcatcaaacttcaagaacacttaaatggcatctaagaagtttgactccaggactattattgctaaggctactgattccaagttttcctctgaggtggagaacatactggatgctactatgggaagtttgggacccatcactaggaacagagtaaacttgctaggacaacaaaCACTTCAAGTGTCGTCCGcatcagttcctatttttgatcttccatcttcaaagggggcaagattctttccgaatgaattggaagaaggagagaatatagctgatattgttgaaaagacgttggctcgacttagtccttttaacacgaggaattgcactattcaagatgaagatgatgtcttcATCACTAGATCTGCCTCAGTCACTCCATGTAACTTGTTTCAGACAGATttcagtttgagggaaaatccatgCTTTGTTCCATTATCCATAATGGCCATCCAAGCGATAATGACTAAcacctcaactgttgaagaacaactgaCGAGTTTGacgaaggcaattgaaggtctaacaaaatatgtgcaagatcaggataatcgaattgtcaagttgacggacagagttgagaatgttatggagggagactcaagtcatgcacctggaaaacgcccgatgatacaagaaaagggagattcagttacaaagcaaataaatgtgggtgatgagctgcaagtatctactgaaggaggaattcccattcatcaactgaaggacttcattatgggaactatcaaagataagtatgacgtgtcttcaaagtcattATTCACatatgcaaagccatacacttcaagaatcgatgttttgaagatgcctgcaggttatcaacctccaaaatttcaacaatttgatggaaagggaaatccaaaacaacacattgcccattttgttgaaacctgcaataacgctggaacatatggagattatctggtcaagcAATTTGTGCGCTTCTTACAAGGAAATGCTTTTGACTGGTATACGGATCTCGAGGcaggctctattgatagttgggaacaacttgagcatgaatttcttaatcgcttttatagcacaaggcgtactgtgagcatggttgaactcacaaatacacgtcaatgggaagatgaacccgtcattgagttcatcaaccgatggagaaatgcaagcctcaattgtaaggataggcttagtgaaacttccggaatagaaatgtgtattcaaggaatgcgttggggacttcgttatatcctacagggtattaaacccaaatcatttgaggaactagccacacatgctcatgatatggagttgagcatgtctgcaagcgggattgaaggactaattatttatgggcctcgcaagggaaaagacaaaatagaGGTCAAGAAAGGGGGAAAATcggcacctaagtttggaaacaAGGAGTCGATGAGTGTTAATGTcgtacctttgaaagtggctacaaatctaagcaagaatcaaagggtgaagaccacaacttttcagaataacgctggtagaaagctgactttgaaggaaatgcaggcaaaagagtatcctttcttggactcagatgttccagcaattttcgaagagcttctggcgttaaaactctttgagctacctgaaatgaagcgtccagatgaggcttggaggactaatgatccaaattactgcaaatatcaccgtttgatgggccatcctattgaaaagtgttttatctttaaggaaaagattatggacttggcccgtgaaggaaagatattgcttgaatatgagaaggagagttcaaatcaagtctctgtcactATTGGTTCACTTgaccccatagttctttgcaactttgtcgaaatacatgatagtggtaatgacctagccacatcaccatcaaagatgattaaatttggtgatttCAAACCAATAAATGTTAACGTATCAtcgcttgttcctttgatgaatgaagtaatatgggaagataaatctctagaggaaaaccaatcttgcggtgcttatactgatgatgaaggatggattttagtgacacgaCAAAGACGTCGTAAAATGAGCTTGCAAAGAGAACCAAATAAGCAAGTGACTAGAGCGAAGATAAGAACAAAGTGGTGCCATCCACCTacccctaaaactcaaagggtaaagaagaatgtgaagaagtcaagagtcgagggaaattactatcaaaagcaacgtcctccggtgacattagaggaattcttgccaagttggtttcgtgaaaagatttctcatcgtgacaccaaggcctcatgttgtaacattgatagagAAGAGACGATGGTAGAAagctcatcaccatcattacctccatcacatgaagtccctataaagcctcactctgaagaagtggacacttgtgatgcgaagtttacattcactaatgatgatcttttattgggtgaaatattgcataatcgtcctttatatatggtaggttttgtgcgtggacataaagtaaataggatcatggtggatgatggatatggggtcaatattctccctattcgtactgtgaaagaacttggaataccgataaatgaactgtctgaaagtcgtctgatgattcaaggttttaaccaaggggggcagagagccattggtgctgtcaaattagatataacaaTGGGGGATATGCAttcgagtgcatggatgcatgttattgactcaaagacctcgtataacatcttgttaggaagaccatggatacatgagaacaaagtagtaccatccacctaccatcaatgtttcaaatactttgaagacggggttcaaaagaaggtagttgctgatgatgaacctttcaaCGAGACGGAAGCGCACTTtgttgatgcaaaattctacttaaagaatcatgtttcaaaagaagttaaagttgatAACGTGATACCTGCTGATATCACAAAAAgggttgatgtagcacctgctaatgcgagggtcatgattgaaaaggataaaacgctttcagatatgagtaaagtacctaagataagtgaggcatcttcaagtaagagaatgattcctgtttctcactatgtcccaaagacaaacaaagtcaagatcccaccctctgagttgcagagtagtaagttgacattccctatcaagcaaattgatgcgatcaaatcaccttcaaaaatgatacagggatttgtcagaccatcgaatcatgattcACATGAATCACTCCCTAAAAACcgtacaaatgagggttttgacccgaatgcatataagttgttggtgaaagcaggatacaatcccaatgaagcttctaaagtagggaagcttccaaataaagttattgaaagggcaaatcatggcctaaatccaactcaaaggatgatgatagagaaaggGTATGATGTCAAGCAATAGAGCGAAGGCCtgggttacaaacaaccgtCACCAAtccgaatctctataaaaaaGATGAGCATCAACTATATTACCCCTGCGGAAGAATCGATGATGTTCAACAAAAAGCCTtctgtgtttgatcgacttagtggcaTGACTTCTAAGGTTTCTGCATCTGATCGACTAatagaatcaactccaaaaatttcagtatttgatcgattgggaccaatgaagaagaaatacaagcgccaaGGAGATTATAGAACAGTGAAAGAACGGGTATATGCCcgggagcataattcacccaagaattggcccagtttgatcccttctagaatgaggcgagaaacaaaacttgtagtttcatgtggagatgttctgagagcaaaaactcataccatagttcactCTAGGGAGCGagaggaagatgaagaaagtgtgggatcatcaaatcacatcacaatttgtgacgaagaaagtactccactatatgcaaaaattgatgaTGGATTTGttaatattcatgcatgccatcacatatcttttaatgatggtgatcctcaagaagatgaggatgctgaagatgcaccacctgaactcgaggaagggataaagaatactgttgatgcattgaaggaagtaaatcttggagttgatgatgatataaggcctacatatgtgAGTGCTTCGCTGgatgatgatgaagagaagaaatatattgagctgcttatgaaatttagggatgtatttgcttggagttacaaagagatgccagggttagaccctaaagttgcagttcatcgTCTTGCTGTAAAACGAGGTACTCGTCCTGTTAAACAAGCGCAACGTTGCTTTAGACCTGAATTGgttcctttgatcgaaactgaagttaacaagctcattgaagcaggttttattcgtgaagtcaaatatcctacatggatttcaagcattgtacctgtaagaaagaagaatggccaaatacgaatttgtgttgactttagagatcttaataatgcatgccgtaaggatgaatttcctcttccaatccctgagcttatgattgatgctacaactagatacgaggcaatgtccttcatggatggttcatttggatacaatcaaattcgcatggcaccaaaggatgaagaacttattgtatttcgctctcctaaaggtatatattgctacaaagtgatgccttttggtttaaaaaatgctggagccacttatcaacgagccatgcagaatatttttgatgacatgcttcataaaaatgttgagtgttatgtcgatgacttagtagtaaaatcaaagaagagtgatgaccacttgaAAGATCTGAGAATGGTGTTTGAACGGcttcgaagataccaactcaaaatgaatcctttaaaatgtgcctttggagttacttcgggaaagtttctcgattttattgttcgacatcgaggaatcgagattgatcaagataagatagatgctattttgaagatgcctgagccaaaaaatattcatgagttgaaaagcttacaaggaaaattagcatatcttaggagttttatctcaaatctggctgggagatgtcaaccattcagtcgccttatgaagaaagatgttccttttgaatgggaccaagcttgtaccaatgcttttgagaacataaagtcttatctaatgaaacctccagtacttgtagctcctatacctggaaaaccattgattttatacattgcagcacaataaaggtcagtaggagcacttctcgcacaagaaaatgatgaagggaaagaaaatgccctatattacttgagtaggatgatgacacaaaacgagatcaagtattcacctattgagaagttatgtctggcactcgtgttctcaattcaaaagatgaagcattacttccaggctcatattatacaacttgtctctaaagcgaatcctatcaagtttgtcatgtccaagcctgtcttaagtgataggctagcaaggtggtacctccagtttcaacaatttgagaTTGTGTATCAGAAGGCAGTgaaaggacaagtgctagcagatttcttggccaatcatccaattctgaatgattgggagttatctgatgaattacctgataaagacgcaatgctagtagaaattcagccaccttggaagatgtattttgatggtgctgcacatcgtgaaggagccggtgctagagtggtatttgtcacttcccatggagaagttttgccatactccttcactctaacataaaactgctccaataatgttgctgaatatcaagcactcttacttggggttgagatggccattgatatgaaacaattgcaactacaagtttttggggattccaagttggtgatcaatcaagtcttgggtaattatgaagtaaagaagcctgagttaatcccatactgcaattacgctcaaaagatgatagggtggcttggagaggtgactattcaacatgtaccaagaaaggaaaataaaaaggctgatacattggcagctttagcttctgcattagtatcttctgatgaaatacaagttgtgatttgccaaagatggataactccaCCTCCAaatgagcatgaagaagaatttcaacaagttatcgccacttcggaagctgaaattgacgattggcgacaaccaataatagattacttgtgttatggaatattgccagaaaacCTTCGAAGAAGAACAGAAATCCGACGATGAGCCCctcgttttctttattataaaaatacactttacaggcgatcgttcgatggagttctcttacgatgtttgagggcagatgaatctactcaagctatgcaagaagcgCATTCTAGAGTGTGTGGAGCGCATCAGTCTGgaccaaaacttcattttcacataaaaaggatgggctattactggcaaaccatggtgaaagattgcttggattacgtccgaagatgtaaagcttgtcaattccatgcgaattttatacatcaacccccagaagtattgcacccaactattgcctcatggccatttgaagcttggggtttggatgttgttggaccattgcctaagtcctctggtggacatctgtacatcctggctgcaactgactacttctcaaaatgggcagaagttgtttctcttagagaagtaaagaaagagaatgtcgccaacttcattcgagttaatattatctactgttttggtattcctcgatacatattgacagataatggcaagccatttgataacaagttaatgacgaagatatgtgatctttttggcttcaagcaacgtaattcctctatgtattatgcggctgttaatggtctcgctgaagcatttaacaagacactctgcaacttgttgaaaaaagttgtttccaagtctaagagagattggcatgaaagaatggaagaggctctttgggc
This DNA window, taken from Solanum dulcamara chromosome 3, daSolDulc1.2, whole genome shotgun sequence, encodes the following:
- the LOC129883663 gene encoding F-box/LRR-repeat protein At3g26922-like, with the protein product MQKRDEELNSKFCSEIGVQKGGFKVWLHSNNKKENSRKPTVDVLPECLIHKLLCFFSFKKATRMSILSKTWLQAWSTLPNLEFRVDYSKDSDIKILDTVMERYRDGKIPIEKFELSELFGDSHEVFRLIDKWLEIALHNGVNDLILNYKLYPVPILTIFAAKSLRKLVLKSCTLLPVSLSSGVVNRSSLRKLSLSYVKLDENMLQTLLNSCPLIVTFIFEYCSGLETNELVNLQKIKSVSLKVVKIRFCGGIWEIDAPNLMSFEFIGNQIPQLQIVSESRQLKHSKIILHRLDNINADWFCKLKKFLSNSTSWSQVSLYFFKCTKIKLEYLQQHHRVSTPQVDVLDVNILWQNQECPSFVDALVWSCQPRRLNLQSTREMIIVFIDRLMQMKNSMQSTSHGSNPWYSQLKEVKTYKFDRKEESWHPMKHKSGELATVNLERYYILLDW